One Coprobacter fastidiosus genomic window, TAGACCCCAAACGTTTGCCATACTTAGCGATATCTTTTACATCCAGTACACCATCTCCGATTTGGTGTTCGGGATTCCATTCATTTCCGTAAACTGATCTATTGGAGTAAAGTACCAGAATAGGGCAGGGGATATCTAATCCTTTATGTATTTTTCTTTGTCCCCGGTGGATAGCCCGTATCCATCCTGTTGTGAGAGGAGGGGATTGCATAAATTTTTTTGTCGTGTCATATTCCCATTCTCCATGATGCGATTTTAATAGGCTTTCTCCGTAAGCAGTAGAAATACCTTGTTTTATTTTTGTTTTTTTGGAGAAAAGTGCAAAAAAGGAGACTGTGGGAATCAATATTTTTTCTTTGAACCAGCTTTGATTCATGTCAAGAAACGGGCTGTTCAAAACTAGTCCTTGGACGGGGAGCGCTTTTCTGTATTTGTGACAGAAAAGAGAGGTTATTAAACCTCCGGTAGAATGCCCCATTAATAAAATTTCGTGATTCCCTTCTTGTTTTATAATCTGCAAGGTCGTGTCTATGTCGGCAAAGTATTCATTTAAGTTGTGAACTTGGAATGGATATTGATTGGATAGCATTGAGCGTCCGTATTTTCGTAGATCAACGGCATAAAAATTAAAGCCTGCGTCATTGAAATGTTCCGCCAGAGATTTCTGAAAAAAATAGTCGTTGAATCCGTGTACGTAAAGTATTGCTTTTGTCGTAGGGAGCGCAGCTTCTTTTCGGACAATGGTGATGATGACTTTTCCTTCATAGTCATCGGGCATCTGTATTGTTTGTTGAACGAAGTTCTCCCCTAATATATCTTTGTGATATTGTGCAAAACTATTTGTGCCGAACGACAAGATTGAGAAGAGAAGTAGTAAGATCTTTTTTCTCATGATTTTTATGTTGAGCTTTTTTTATTTTGATAAAACAGAAAGCTTAAACCAGAAGTTTAGTCTCCCAGTGATATTTTCACATTATTGAATACTTTGTTCAACAAAATGCGAGCGGTTTCTATTTCCTCCTCGTTTAATCCGTTCAGCGCAGCTTTCATCGTTGTTGCAACTATGGGCTGTGTCATCTCTTCGAGATTTCGACCTTTTTCTGTAAGATTGATGATATTGATACGTCGGTCGTTTTTATCTGCCGAACGAGTTACCAGAGTTTGTTTTTCAAGATTGTCTATCAAGCGGGTCATACTTGGTTTGTCTTTGAAAGTCGCATTGCAAAGTTCCTGTTGCGTGACACCGTCTTTTGACCATAAATAATAAAGAACAGTCCACTGTTCCGGAGTAATATCTATGTTTATTTTTCGAAAACTTCTGTATAATTTTCGATTGATTGCTGATGATAGTTTACCGCTTAGCAAGGCGAATAACATTTCGTTGTCGATAGAGAGAAGGTTCATTATGTAATAATTGTTTAGACAACAAAAATACAAACAATATTTTATTTTCCGGTTGAGGCTTCGATAAAAAATGTTATTAATATAAGTTGCATTCCTATTTCGTTATATGTTGGTCTTTGTCGATAAAAAGGTTTAAAAAAATCTATTTTGAACAGATTGATTTTCGGGAAAAGTTAGAGAAAGATCTAAAATAAAAATAGCAAAGTATTTGGATTTTAGTAAATAATGACTACCTTTGCCCCGCAATTCAAAAAATTAAATAACAAGTTAATTTAAATGAGTATGAATCATTATGAAACCGTTTTCATTTTAACTCCCGTTTTATCTGATGTACAGATGAAGGAAGCGGTAGAAAAATTCAAAGCGATTTTGGTGGCAGAAGGTGCTGAAATCGTGAATGAAGAAAACTGGGGATTACGCAAATTGGCTTATCCGATCCAGAAAAAATCTACAGGCTTCTACCAATTGCTGGAGTTTAACGCAGATCCGTCTGTAATCGCAAAATTGGAAATTAATTTCCGTCGTGATGAACGTGTTATCCGTTTCTTGACTTTTAGAATGGATAAATATGCTGCAGAATATGCTGCAAAAAGAAGAAGTGTTAAATCTAAAGAAGTAAAGGAGAATTAAGTCATGGCACAACAAAATCAATCTGAGATCAGATATTTGACTCCTCCCTCAGTGGATATTAAGAAGAAAAAATATTGTCGTTTCAAAAAAAGCGGTATCAAATATATAGATTATAAAGATCCCGAATTCTTGAAAAAGTTCCTGAACGAACAAGGTAAAATTTTACCTCGTCGTATAACCGGTACCTCGTTGAAGTTCCAACGCCGTATTGCTCAGGCTGTAAAGAGAGCACGTCATCTGGCGTTACTTCCTTATGTGACAGACATGATGAAATAATTTAAAGAAGGAGGAAAATAGTAATGCAAGTAATATTAAAAGAAGATATCTTAAATCTTGGGTATAAAGATGACGTAGTAACCGTTAAGAGCGGATACGGTCGCAATTATCTTATCCCTCAAGGTAAGGCTGTTATCGCTACTCCTTCTGCATTGAAGATGTTAGCTGAAAACATGAAGCAACGTGCTCATAAGCTTGAGAAAATCAAAAATGATGCTAAAGAGTTGGCAGCTAAATTGGAAGGAGTTTCTTTGACAATTGGTGCTAAGACCAGTTCTACAGGTAAAATTTTCGGTTCGGTTAACAATATTCAAATAGCTGAAGCTTTAGAAAAAGCCGGTTATGAGGTTGATCGTAAGGTTATCTTCATTAAAGAATCTGTAAAAGAAGTCGGTGCTTATAAAGCTATTTTGAAACTTCATAAAGAAGTAAGTGTCGAAATTCCGTTTGAAGTAGTTGCCGAATAATATTTTCGGATTTCAAATAAAGAAAAAAGGCGAGGTTCATTGAAACTTCGCCTTTCTTTTTTATTTGAAGGTCATTTTCCGTTCTTCTCTACTCTTGGAATCATAAAAGAGGTGTATAATTGTAGAAATGCTGCAACGAGCAGTAATAAAATCCACTCGTTTTGTTGTTTGAACATGAACCATGCAGACCCGACGGTAACAATCGCTGCAATCAATTCGATGCGGTATAAGCGTTTAAGCCGGAAATTTGAGCCGTTGTATAAATTTGTCGCCCGTGCGACAGTCATTCCGACAGCTCCGGCAGCAAATATATAAACGGTGAACGGTAATCTGAATAAATATAATGCCGTCCCTGCCAGGATAAATAAGGCTGAAACAACTAGAATCGTGTTGCGTATTTTATTGCTCATTTTTGTTCTTCTTCTGTTATTATATAAATATCTTCATTATCTTTTTTCATTAAATATTGCTCCCGGGCAAATTTTTCCAGATTTTTTTCATTCGATTGCAGTTCGTTCAGTTTTGTTTTGCTTTCTTCGATAACTCCCTGGTAGTGTTGTATTTCTTTTTTTAGACCATGAATTTGTTGGTCATAAAGGAAACTTTGAACAAAACTGTTTTCGTCTACAAAGATCATGATGAAAAGAAAAGATATTACCAAAATTCGCATTAAGGTAACATGCTTTTTTATGAAACGCCATGATGCTGAAAAAATATTCTTCATATTGAATTTTATTTTTTACAAACGTACATAATCTTTTTTGTTTCTAAAAGTTTTGTTGTCCGATACAACCTTTTTTTATGAATTTGTCAGGTCAAGAGTGTGCATTTTTAAAAAGCGTGAAAAAAAAGGAAATTATTAGGATTTCCTCGAAAGCGATTGAGCTATTTTTATACCTTTGTCCAAAATTTGCAAATGTGAATCTAATCATAGATCAGGGAAATACGACGACAAAAGTTGCTTTATTTTGTCAAGATAAGTTAGAATATGTAATGACTGTTGTAAAGCCGGATAAGCGGCTTGTTGATACTTTGCTTGATAAATATCGGGTTACGTCGTGTATTTATTCTTCAGTGGTTGATGTCCCTTTTTGTTTTTTGGACTATCTGCAGGAAAGAATATCCCGGTTTTGTTTTTTAGATGCAGACACTCCTATACCTGTAAAAATCGAATACGGGACACCGACGACATTGGGACGGGACAGGATTGCAGGGGTGGTAGGCGCTTTTTATGAAAAACCGGATTGCGATATATTGATAATCGATGCCGGTACGGCGATTACATATGATTTATTGCTGAAACGAGGAGTGTTTATCGGAGGAAATATTGCTCCGGGTATCAGGATGCGGTTGAAAGCATTGAATCATTTTACCGGAAAACTGCCTTTGATTGAGAAAGTCGGAGATTTTTCGCTTATGGGTACGGATACGGAGACTGCGATACGTGCTGGAGTAATACAGGGAGTTTTATTTGAAATGGAAGGTTATATAAGGGAGCTGAAGGCTATATATCCGGATCTTTTGGTTTTTTTAACGGGCGGCGATGCTTTTTTATTGGCTGAAAGATTAAAAACTCCCATATTTGTGGATAAAAATATTGTATTAAAAGGGTTAAACAGAATACTTTATTATAATGCTGAAAAATAAAATATCTATTGTCTTAATAGCGTTGTCCTTGTTAGGGGGAATGAGTAGTTTGGCACAGAATAACACGAATTCTCCGTATTCACGTTACGGGTATGGTATTCTGGAAGATAATGCGGTCGGTGCGAATCGAGGAATGGGCGGAGTCGGATATGGATTTCAAAGTGGACGACAGATTAATATAAAGAATCCGGCTTCGTACGCAGCGATGGATTCTTTGACATTTCTTTTCGACATAGGAGTCAGTTTGCAAAATACATGGATGAAAGAAAATTCCTTGAAAGAATCTGAAGTAAACGGAAACTTAGATTATGTCGCTTTGCAGTTCCCATTGGGGCGTCATATGGCG contains:
- a CDS encoding alpha/beta hydrolase, whose protein sequence is MRKKILLLLFSILSFGTNSFAQYHKDILGENFVQQTIQMPDDYEGKVIITIVRKEAALPTTKAILYVHGFNDYFFQKSLAEHFNDAGFNFYAVDLRKYGRSMLSNQYPFQVHNLNEYFADIDTTLQIIKQEGNHEILLMGHSTGGLITSLFCHKYRKALPVQGLVLNSPFLDMNQSWFKEKILIPTVSFFALFSKKTKIKQGISTAYGESLLKSHHGEWEYDTTKKFMQSPPLTTGWIRAIHRGQRKIHKGLDIPCPILVLYSNRSVYGNEWNPEHQIGDGVLDVKDIAKYGKRLGSKVTEIEIQDGMHDLILSKKEARDATYQAIFNWLKQNQLN
- a CDS encoding MarR family winged helix-turn-helix transcriptional regulator, whose amino-acid sequence is MMNLLSIDNEMLFALLSGKLSSAINRKLYRSFRKINIDITPEQWTVLYYLWSKDGVTQQELCNATFKDKPSMTRLIDNLEKQTLVTRSADKNDRRINIINLTEKGRNLEEMTQPIVATTMKAALNGLNEEEIETARILLNKVFNNVKISLGD
- the rpsF gene encoding 30S ribosomal protein S6 — its product is MNHYETVFILTPVLSDVQMKEAVEKFKAILVAEGAEIVNEENWGLRKLAYPIQKKSTGFYQLLEFNADPSVIAKLEINFRRDERVIRFLTFRMDKYAAEYAAKRRSVKSKEVKEN
- the rpsR gene encoding 30S ribosomal protein S18, which encodes MAQQNQSEIRYLTPPSVDIKKKKYCRFKKSGIKYIDYKDPEFLKKFLNEQGKILPRRITGTSLKFQRRIAQAVKRARHLALLPYVTDMMK
- the rplI gene encoding 50S ribosomal protein L9; protein product: MQVILKEDILNLGYKDDVVTVKSGYGRNYLIPQGKAVIATPSALKMLAENMKQRAHKLEKIKNDAKELAAKLEGVSLTIGAKTSSTGKIFGSVNNIQIAEALEKAGYEVDRKVIFIKESVKEVGAYKAILKLHKEVSVEIPFEVVAE
- a CDS encoding FtsB family cell division protein; this encodes MKNIFSASWRFIKKHVTLMRILVISFLFIMIFVDENSFVQSFLYDQQIHGLKKEIQHYQGVIEESKTKLNELQSNEKNLEKFAREQYLMKKDNEDIYIITEEEQK
- a CDS encoding type III pantothenate kinase → MNLIIDQGNTTTKVALFCQDKLEYVMTVVKPDKRLVDTLLDKYRVTSCIYSSVVDVPFCFLDYLQERISRFCFLDADTPIPVKIEYGTPTTLGRDRIAGVVGAFYEKPDCDILIIDAGTAITYDLLLKRGVFIGGNIAPGIRMRLKALNHFTGKLPLIEKVGDFSLMGTDTETAIRAGVIQGVLFEMEGYIRELKAIYPDLLVFLTGGDAFLLAERLKTPIFVDKNIVLKGLNRILYYNAEK